One genomic window of Paraburkholderia acidiphila includes the following:
- the rplD gene encoding 50S ribosomal protein L4, with translation MELKLLNANGQEGAAVNASDVVFGRDYNEALIHQIVVAYQANARSGNRAQKDREQVKHTTKKPWRQKGTGRARAGMSSSPLWRGGGRIFPNSPEENFSHKVNKKMHRAGLCSIFSQLAREGRISVVEELSLEAPKTKLLAEKFKAMGLESVLVITDTVDENLFLASRNLPHVAVVEPRFADPLSLIYFKKILITKAAVAQIEELLS, from the coding sequence ATGGAACTCAAGCTCCTGAACGCTAATGGTCAGGAAGGCGCAGCAGTCAACGCATCGGACGTCGTGTTCGGTCGTGACTACAACGAAGCGCTGATCCACCAGATCGTGGTTGCCTACCAGGCGAACGCGCGCAGCGGTAACCGCGCGCAGAAGGACCGCGAACAAGTCAAGCACACCACCAAGAAGCCGTGGCGTCAGAAGGGTACGGGCCGCGCTCGTGCCGGTATGTCGTCGAGCCCGCTGTGGCGTGGCGGTGGTCGCATCTTCCCGAATTCGCCGGAAGAAAACTTCTCGCACAAGGTCAACAAGAAGATGCATCGCGCAGGTCTCTGCTCGATCTTCTCGCAGCTGGCCCGCGAAGGCCGCATCTCGGTCGTTGAAGAGCTCTCGCTCGAAGCGCCGAAGACGAAGCTGCTGGCCGAAAAATTCAAGGCCATGGGTCTCGAATCCGTGCTGGTCATCACCGACACGGTCGACGAGAACCTGTTCCTGGCGTCGCGCAACCTGCCCCACGTGGCAGTCGTTGAGCCGCGCTTTGCCGACCCGCTCTCGCTGATCTACTTCAAGAAGATCCTGATCACGAAGGCAGCGGTCGCCCAGATCGAGGAGTTGCTGTCATGA
- the rplP gene encoding 50S ribosomal protein L16 → MLQPKRRKYRKEQKGRNTGVATRGNAVSFGEYGLKAIGRGRLTARQIEAARRAMTRHIKRGGRIWIRIFPDKPISQKPAEVRMGNGKGNPEYYVAEIQPGKMLYEMDGVSEELAREAFRLAAAKLPLKTVFMVRQLGA, encoded by the coding sequence ATGCTGCAACCGAAACGCAGGAAGTATCGCAAAGAGCAGAAGGGTCGTAACACCGGCGTCGCAACGCGCGGCAACGCAGTTTCGTTCGGTGAATACGGTCTGAAGGCTATCGGTCGTGGTCGCCTGACCGCGCGTCAGATTGAAGCAGCGCGTCGTGCAATGACGCGTCACATCAAGCGTGGCGGCCGCATCTGGATCCGTATCTTCCCGGACAAGCCGATCTCGCAAAAGCCGGCGGAAGTGCGTATGGGTAACGGTAAGGGTAACCCTGAGTACTACGTCGCCGAGATTCAGCCGGGCAAGATGCTGTACGAAATGGATGGTGTGTCCGAAGAACTGGCCCGTGAAGCCTTCCGTCTGGCTGCAGCCAAGCTGCCGCTGAAGACGGTCTTCATGGTTCGCCAGCTCGGCGCCTAA
- the rpsJ gene encoding 30S ribosomal protein S10, with the protein MQNQKIRIRLKAFDYRLIDQSAAEIVDTAKRTGAIVRGPVPLPTRIQRFDILRSPHVNKTSRDQLEIRTHLRLMDIVDPTDKTVDALMKLDLPAGVDVEIKLQ; encoded by the coding sequence ATGCAGAACCAAAAAATCCGTATCCGCCTGAAGGCTTTCGACTACCGTCTGATCGACCAGTCGGCTGCTGAAATCGTCGATACGGCGAAGCGCACGGGTGCAATCGTCCGCGGTCCGGTGCCGCTGCCGACGCGTATCCAGCGTTTCGACATCCTGCGTTCGCCGCACGTCAACAAGACGTCGCGCGACCAGCTCGAAATCCGCACCCACCTGCGCCTGATGGACATCGTCGACCCGACGGACAAGACCGTTGACGCACTGATGAAGCTGGACCTCCCGGCTGGCGTGGACGTCGAAATCAAGCTGCAGTAA
- the rpsS gene encoding 30S ribosomal protein S19: protein MARSIKKGPFCDAHLLKKVEAAAATRDKKPIKTWSRRSTILPDFIGLTIAVHNGRQHVPVYVTENMVGHKLGEFALTRTFKGHAADKKAKK, encoded by the coding sequence ATGGCACGTTCTATTAAGAAAGGTCCGTTCTGCGACGCCCATTTGCTGAAGAAGGTTGAGGCGGCTGCAGCTACGCGCGACAAGAAACCGATCAAGACCTGGTCGCGTCGTTCGACGATCCTGCCGGACTTCATCGGCCTGACGATCGCCGTTCATAACGGCCGTCAACACGTTCCGGTGTATGTCACGGAAAACATGGTCGGCCACAAGCTTGGCGAGTTCGCATTGACCCGTACGTTCAAGGGTCACGCAGCCGACAAGAAGGCCAAGAAATAA
- the rplW gene encoding 50S ribosomal protein L23 produces the protein MSEIRKNDHRLMQVLLAPVISEKATLVAEKNEQVVFEVAPDANKQEVKAAVELLFKVEVESVNVLVQKGKAKRFGRFNGKRKDVKKAYVCLKPGQEINFEAEAK, from the coding sequence ATGAGCGAGATTCGCAAGAACGATCATCGTTTGATGCAGGTCCTGCTCGCACCGGTGATCTCCGAAAAGGCGACGCTGGTTGCGGAGAAGAACGAGCAAGTCGTCTTCGAAGTCGCGCCGGACGCGAACAAGCAGGAAGTCAAGGCTGCTGTCGAGCTGCTGTTCAAGGTGGAAGTCGAGTCCGTCAACGTGCTGGTCCAGAAGGGTAAAGCCAAGCGCTTTGGCCGCTTCAACGGCAAGCGCAAGGACGTGAAGAAGGCGTATGTCTGCCTGAAGCCCGGCCAGGAAATCAACTTTGAAGCGGAGGCCAAGTAA
- the rplB gene encoding 50S ribosomal protein L2, with protein MAIVKVKPTSPGRRAMVKIVNKDLHKGAPFAALLEKKSSKAGRNNNGRITTRHQGGGHKQHYRMIDFRRNKDGIAAKVERLEYDPNRSANIALVLYADGERRYIIAPKGVTVGTQLMSGSEAPIKAGNTLPIRNIPVGTTIHCIEMLPGKGAQIARSAGTSAMLLAREGIYAQVRLRSGEIRRVHVECRATIGEVGNEEHSLRQIGKAGANRWRGIRPTVRGVAMNPVDHPHGGGEGKTAAGRDPVSPWGTPTKGYRTRSNKRTTSMIVQRRHKR; from the coding sequence ATGGCAATCGTGAAAGTTAAGCCGACCTCGCCGGGTCGCCGCGCGATGGTCAAGATCGTCAACAAGGACCTCCATAAGGGTGCGCCGTTCGCAGCGCTGCTCGAAAAGAAGTCCTCGAAGGCCGGTCGTAACAACAACGGTCGTATCACGACGCGTCACCAGGGTGGTGGTCACAAGCAACACTACCGCATGATCGATTTCCGTCGCAACAAGGACGGTATCGCAGCGAAGGTCGAGCGTCTCGAGTACGACCCGAACCGTAGCGCGAACATCGCACTGGTTCTGTACGCAGACGGCGAGCGCCGCTACATCATCGCGCCGAAGGGCGTGACGGTTGGCACGCAGCTGATGTCGGGTTCGGAAGCGCCGATCAAGGCAGGCAACACGCTGCCGATCCGCAACATTCCGGTCGGTACGACGATCCACTGCATCGAAATGCTGCCGGGCAAGGGCGCGCAGATCGCGCGTTCGGCTGGTACGTCGGCAATGCTGCTGGCACGCGAAGGCATCTACGCGCAGGTTCGTCTGCGTTCGGGTGAAATTCGCCGCGTGCACGTTGAATGCCGCGCAACGATCGGTGAAGTCGGCAACGAAGAGCACAGCCTCCGTCAAATCGGTAAGGCTGGCGCGAACCGCTGGCGCGGTATCCGCCCGACGGTCCGTGGCGTTGCAATGAACCCGGTCGACCACCCGCACGGTGGTGGCGAAGGCAAGACTGCGGCTGGTCGCGACCCGGTGAGCCCGTGGGGCACGCCGACGAAGGGCTATCGCACCCGCAGCAACAAGCGCACGACGAGCATGATCGTCCAGCGCCGTCACAAGCGTTAA
- the rpsG gene encoding 30S ribosomal protein S7, producing the protein MPRRREVPKREILPDPKFGNVDVAKFMNVLMLSGKKSVAERIVYGAFEQIQTKGGKDPLEVFTVALNNVKPVVEVKSRRVGGANYQVPVEVRPSRRMALAMRWLREAAKKRSEKSMALRLAGELTEAAEGRGGAMKKRDEVHRMAEANKAFSHFRF; encoded by the coding sequence ATGCCGCGTCGTCGCGAAGTCCCCAAGCGGGAAATATTGCCGGATCCGAAGTTCGGCAACGTTGATGTAGCCAAGTTCATGAACGTGCTGATGCTCTCCGGCAAGAAGTCGGTTGCCGAGCGTATCGTGTACGGCGCTTTCGAACAGATCCAGACCAAGGGTGGCAAGGACCCGCTGGAAGTGTTCACTGTCGCACTCAACAACGTGAAGCCGGTGGTGGAAGTGAAGAGCCGCCGCGTTGGTGGTGCGAACTATCAGGTTCCGGTCGAAGTGCGCCCCTCGCGTCGTATGGCATTGGCGATGCGTTGGCTGCGTGAAGCCGCGAAGAAGCGCAGCGAGAAGTCGATGGCCCTGCGTCTGGCAGGTGAACTCACCGAAGCGGCCGAAGGCCGAGGCGGCGCGATGAAGAAGCGCGACGAAGTTCACCGGATGGCAGAAGCGAACAAGGCGTTCTCGCACTTCCGCTTCTAA
- the rplN gene encoding 50S ribosomal protein L14 encodes MIQTETRLEVADNTGAREVLCIKVLGGSKRRYASIGDIIKVSVKEATPRGRVKKGEIYNAVVVRTAKGVRRQDGSLIKFDGNAAVLLNTKLEPIGTRIFGPVTRELRSERFMKIVSLAPEVL; translated from the coding sequence ATGATCCAGACCGAAACTCGGCTTGAAGTAGCCGACAACACGGGTGCACGTGAAGTCCTGTGCATCAAGGTGCTCGGCGGCTCGAAGCGTCGTTATGCCAGCATTGGCGACATCATCAAGGTGAGCGTCAAGGAAGCAACGCCGCGCGGGCGCGTGAAAAAGGGCGAAATCTACAACGCTGTTGTGGTTCGCACTGCGAAGGGCGTGCGCCGTCAAGACGGCTCGCTGATCAAGTTCGATGGCAACGCCGCCGTGCTTTTGAATACCAAGCTTGAGCCGATCGGCACCCGTATTTTCGGGCCGGTTACGCGTGAGCTGCGTAGCGAACGATTCATGAAGATCGTTTCGCTGGCGCCGGAAGTGCTGTAA
- the fusA gene encoding elongation factor G, which translates to MARKTPIERYRNIGISAHIDAGKTTTTERILFYTGVNHKIGEVHDGAATMDWMEQEQERGITITSAATTAFWKGMGGNYPEHRINIIDTPGHVDFTIEVERSMRVLDGACMVYCAVGGVQPQSETVWRQANKYKVPRLAFVNKMDRTGANFFKVYDQLKTRLKANPVPVVVPIGAEDTFTGVVDLIKMKAIIWDEASQGTKFDYVDIPAELVDTCNEWREKMIESAAEASEELMEKYLGGEELSEAEVVKALRDRTIACEIQPMLCGTAFKNKGVQRMLDAVIDFLPSPVDIPPVKGELENGEVAERRAADDEKFAALAFKIMTDPFVGQLIFFRAYSGIVNSGDTVLNSTKGKKERLGRILQMHANNREEIKEVRAGDIAAAVGLKEATTGDTLCDPANPIILERMVFPEPVISQAVEPKTKPDQEKMGIALNRLAQEDPSFRVQTDEESGQTIISGMGELHLEILVDRMKREFGVEATVGKPQVAYRETIRATAKDVDGKFVKQSGGRGQYGHAVITLEPNEQGKGYEFLDEIKGGVIPREYIPAVDKGIQDTLKAGVLAGFPVVDVKVHLTFGSYHDVDSNENAFRMAGSMAFKEAMRKAQPVILEPMMAVEVETPEDYMGNVMGDLSGRRGIVQGMEDMVGGGKIVRAEVPLSEMFGYSTSLRSLTQGRATYTMEFKHYAEAPRNVADAIISAKAK; encoded by the coding sequence GTGGCTCGCAAGACTCCTATCGAGCGCTACCGTAACATCGGTATTAGCGCTCACATCGACGCCGGCAAGACGACGACGACCGAGCGCATTCTGTTTTACACCGGCGTGAACCACAAGATTGGTGAAGTTCACGACGGCGCCGCGACCATGGACTGGATGGAGCAGGAACAGGAGCGTGGTATCACGATCACGTCCGCTGCTACGACCGCGTTCTGGAAGGGCATGGGCGGCAACTACCCCGAGCACCGCATCAACATCATCGACACCCCGGGCCACGTCGACTTCACGATTGAAGTTGAGCGCTCGATGCGCGTGCTCGACGGCGCGTGCATGGTGTACTGCGCAGTGGGCGGCGTGCAGCCGCAGTCGGAAACGGTGTGGCGTCAGGCGAACAAGTACAAGGTTCCCCGTCTCGCGTTCGTCAACAAGATGGACCGTACCGGCGCGAACTTCTTCAAGGTCTACGACCAGCTGAAAACGCGTCTGAAGGCTAATCCGGTTCCGGTCGTGGTGCCGATCGGCGCGGAAGACACGTTCACTGGCGTGGTCGACCTGATCAAGATGAAGGCGATCATTTGGGACGAAGCCTCGCAAGGTACGAAGTTCGACTACGTCGACATCCCGGCTGAACTCGTTGACACGTGCAACGAGTGGCGCGAAAAGATGATCGAGTCGGCGGCTGAAGCCAGCGAAGAGCTGATGGAAAAGTACCTCGGCGGCGAAGAGCTCTCGGAAGCGGAAGTCGTCAAGGCACTGCGCGACCGTACGATCGCGTGCGAAATCCAGCCGATGCTGTGCGGCACCGCGTTCAAGAACAAGGGCGTCCAGCGTATGCTCGACGCCGTGATCGACTTCCTGCCGTCGCCGGTGGATATTCCCCCGGTCAAGGGCGAACTCGAAAACGGCGAAGTGGCAGAGCGCCGCGCAGCCGACGACGAGAAGTTCGCAGCACTCGCGTTCAAGATCATGACCGACCCGTTCGTCGGTCAGCTGATCTTCTTCCGCGCATACTCGGGCATCGTCAACTCGGGCGACACCGTGCTGAACTCGACCAAGGGCAAGAAGGAACGCCTCGGCCGTATTCTGCAGATGCACGCGAACAACCGCGAAGAAATCAAGGAAGTTCGTGCAGGTGACATCGCTGCAGCAGTGGGCCTGAAGGAAGCGACCACGGGTGACACGCTGTGCGACCCGGCGAACCCGATCATCCTGGAACGCATGGTGTTCCCGGAGCCGGTGATTTCGCAGGCCGTCGAGCCGAAGACGAAGCCTGACCAGGAAAAGATGGGTATCGCCCTGAACCGCCTGGCGCAGGAAGACCCGTCGTTCCGCGTCCAGACGGACGAAGAATCGGGCCAGACCATCATTTCGGGTATGGGCGAGCTCCACCTCGAAATTCTGGTCGACCGTATGAAGCGCGAATTCGGCGTGGAAGCGACCGTCGGCAAGCCGCAGGTTGCCTACCGTGAAACGATCCGCGCAACGGCGAAGGACGTGGACGGCAAGTTCGTCAAGCAGTCGGGTGGTCGCGGCCAGTACGGTCACGCGGTCATCACGCTCGAGCCGAACGAGCAGGGCAAGGGCTACGAGTTCCTCGACGAGATCAAGGGCGGTGTGATTCCGCGCGAATACATCCCCGCGGTCGACAAGGGTATCCAGGACACGCTGAAGGCAGGCGTGCTGGCGGGCTTCCCGGTCGTCGACGTCAAGGTTCACCTGACGTTCGGTTCGTACCACGACGTTGACTCGAACGAAAATGCGTTCCGCATGGCCGGTTCGATGGCGTTCAAGGAAGCAATGCGCAAGGCGCAGCCGGTCATCCTCGAACCGATGATGGCTGTTGAAGTCGAAACGCCGGAAGACTACATGGGCAACGTGATGGGCGACCTGTCGGGCCGTCGCGGTATCGTCCAGGGCATGGAAGACATGGTTGGCGGCGGCAAGATCGTTCGCGCCGAAGTGCCGCTGTCGGAAATGTTCGGCTATTCGACGTCGCTGCGCTCGCTGACGCAAGGTCGTGCAACGTACACGATGGAATTCAAGCACTACGCAGAAGCACCGCGTAACGTGGCCGACGCGATCATCAGCGCGAAGGCGAAGTAA
- the rplF gene encoding 50S ribosomal protein L6 has translation MSRVGKSPIALQGAEATLSDEKITVKGPLGTISQASNRLVKVVNDNGTLKFEPTDESREANAMSGTMRAIVANMVQGVTKGFERKLTLVGVGYRAQAQGDKLNLSLGFSHPVVHQMPEGVKAETPSQTEIVIKGIDKQKVGQTAAEVRGYRPPEPYKGKGVRYADEVVILKETKKK, from the coding sequence ATGTCTCGAGTAGGTAAGAGCCCGATCGCGCTGCAAGGCGCAGAAGCGACGCTCAGCGACGAGAAGATTACCGTCAAGGGCCCGCTGGGTACGATTTCGCAAGCTTCTAACCGCCTCGTGAAGGTGGTGAACGACAACGGTACGCTCAAGTTCGAGCCGACCGATGAAAGCCGCGAAGCCAATGCGATGTCGGGCACGATGCGCGCGATCGTCGCGAACATGGTGCAAGGCGTGACGAAGGGTTTCGAGCGCAAGCTGACGCTGGTTGGCGTCGGTTACCGTGCTCAAGCGCAAGGCGACAAGCTGAACCTGTCGCTCGGTTTCTCGCACCCCGTGGTGCACCAGATGCCGGAAGGCGTCAAGGCTGAAACCCCGTCGCAAACGGAAATCGTGATCAAGGGGATCGACAAGCAGAAAGTCGGCCAAACCGCTGCAGAAGTGCGCGGTTATCGCCCGCCTGAGCCCTACAAGGGCAAGGGTGTGCGTTATGCCGACGAGGTTGTGATCCTCAAAGAAACGAAGAAGAAGTAA
- the rplC gene encoding 50S ribosomal protein L3, protein MSLGLVGRKVGMTRIFTAEGDSIPVTVLDVSDNRVTQIKTVETDGYTAVQVAFGTRRASRVTKPLAGHLAKAGVQAGEILKEFQIDAAKAAELSAGAVIGVELFEEGQKIDVQGTSIGKGYAGTIKRYNFASGRASHGNSRSHNVPGSIGMAQDPGRVFPGKRMTGHMGDETVTVQNLEIARIDAERKLLLVKGAVPGAKGGKVFVTPAVKARAKKGAQ, encoded by the coding sequence ATGAGCCTTGGACTCGTAGGTCGCAAGGTTGGCATGACCCGTATCTTCACGGCCGAAGGGGATTCGATTCCCGTGACCGTGCTGGACGTGTCCGACAACCGCGTGACGCAGATCAAGACTGTTGAAACCGACGGCTACACGGCCGTGCAGGTTGCTTTCGGCACTCGCCGCGCATCGCGCGTGACGAAGCCGCTCGCAGGTCATCTCGCCAAAGCTGGCGTTCAAGCCGGTGAAATCCTCAAGGAATTCCAGATCGACGCCGCTAAGGCCGCCGAACTGTCCGCTGGCGCTGTGATCGGTGTGGAACTCTTCGAAGAAGGCCAGAAGATCGACGTGCAAGGCACCTCGATCGGTAAGGGCTACGCCGGTACCATCAAGCGTTACAACTTCGCTTCGGGTCGTGCTTCGCACGGTAACTCGCGCTCGCACAATGTGCCGGGCTCGATCGGTATGGCGCAGGATCCGGGTCGTGTTTTCCCGGGTAAGCGCATGACCGGTCACATGGGTGACGAAACCGTGACGGTGCAGAACCTCGAAATCGCCCGTATCGACGCAGAGCGCAAGCTGCTGCTCGTGAAGGGTGCTGTCCCGGGTGCAAAGGGCGGCAAGGTTTTCGTGACGCCGGCTGTCAAGGCCCGCGCCAAGAAAGGAGCGCAATAA
- the rpmC gene encoding 50S ribosomal protein L29 has translation MKASELLQKDKAALDKELSDLLKAQFGLRMQLATQQLTNTSQLKKVRRDIARVRTVLTQKANQK, from the coding sequence ATGAAGGCATCTGAACTTCTTCAGAAAGACAAGGCCGCGCTCGACAAAGAGCTGTCGGACCTCTTGAAGGCGCAATTCGGCCTGCGCATGCAACTCGCGACCCAGCAGCTCACGAACACGAGCCAGCTGAAGAAGGTTCGTCGCGACATCGCACGTGTGCGGACCGTCCTGACTCAGAAGGCGAACCAGAAATGA
- the rpsQ gene encoding 30S ribosomal protein S17 → MNESVKTSLKRTLVGKVVSNKMDKTVTVLVERRVKHPIYGKYVVQSKKYHAHDEANTYNEGDLVEIQETRPLSKTKAWTVSKLIEAARVI, encoded by the coding sequence ATGAACGAAAGCGTGAAAACCTCGCTTAAGCGGACGCTGGTCGGCAAAGTCGTCAGCAACAAGATGGACAAGACGGTCACCGTCCTGGTCGAGCGCCGCGTCAAGCACCCGATCTACGGCAAGTACGTCGTGCAGTCGAAGAAGTACCACGCTCACGACGAAGCGAACACGTACAACGAGGGTGACCTCGTTGAAATCCAGGAAACCCGTCCTCTCTCGAAGACGAAGGCCTGGACCGTGTCGAAGCTGATCGAAGCAGCACGCGTCATCTAA
- the rplE gene encoding 50S ribosomal protein L5, whose amino-acid sequence MARLQEFYKEKVVPGLIEKFGYKSVMEVPRLTKITLNMGVGEAVADKKVLEHAVGDLTKIAGQKPVITKSRKAIAGFKIREGYPIGTMVTLRGNAMYEFLDRFVTVALPRVRDFRGVSGKAFDGRGNYNIGVKEQIIFPEIDYDKIDALRGLNISITTTAKTDEEAKALLAGFKFPFRN is encoded by the coding sequence ATGGCACGTTTGCAAGAATTTTATAAAGAGAAGGTCGTTCCTGGCCTGATCGAGAAGTTCGGTTACAAGTCGGTCATGGAAGTGCCGCGCCTCACCAAGATCACCCTGAACATGGGTGTCGGTGAAGCCGTCGCTGACAAGAAGGTCCTCGAGCACGCCGTTGGCGACCTCACGAAGATCGCCGGCCAGAAGCCCGTCATCACCAAGTCGCGTAAGGCAATCGCTGGTTTCAAGATCCGCGAAGGCTACCCGATCGGCACGATGGTCACGCTGCGCGGCAACGCGATGTACGAATTCCTGGACCGTTTCGTCACGGTTGCGCTGCCCCGCGTGCGCGACTTCCGTGGTGTGTCGGGCAAGGCGTTCGATGGCCGTGGTAACTACAACATCGGTGTGAAAGAGCAGATCATTTTCCCCGAAATCGACTACGACAAGATCGACGCGCTGCGTGGGCTGAACATCAGCATCACGACGACCGCGAAGACCGACGAAGAAGCAAAGGCACTGCTCGCCGGCTTCAAGTTCCCGTTCAGAAACTGA
- the rpsN gene encoding 30S ribosomal protein S14 → MAKLALIEREKKRARLAAKFAPKRAELKAIIDDQSKSEEERYAARLELQQLPRNSNPTRKRNRCAITGRPRGTFRKFGLARNKIREIAFRGEIPGITKASW, encoded by the coding sequence GTGGCTAAACTGGCACTGATCGAACGTGAAAAGAAGCGCGCTCGTCTGGCAGCGAAATTTGCGCCGAAGCGCGCAGAGCTGAAGGCGATCATCGACGACCAAAGCAAGTCGGAAGAAGAGCGCTACGCAGCTCGCCTCGAACTGCAACAACTGCCCCGCAACTCGAACCCGACCCGCAAGCGTAACCGCTGCGCGATCACGGGCCGTCCGCGTGGCACGTTCCGCAAATTCGGTCTCGCACGTAACAAGATTCGTGAAATCGCGTTCCGTGGTGAGATCCCTGGCATCACCAAGGCGAGCTGGTAA
- the rpsC gene encoding 30S ribosomal protein S3: MGQKIHPTGFRLAVSRNWASRWYANNNNFAAMLKEDIGVREYLKKKLKNASVGRVVIERPAKNARITIYSSRPGVVIGKKGEDIELLKAELQKRMGVPVHVNIEEIRKPETDAQLIADSITQQLERRIMFRRAMKRAMQNAMRLGAQGIKIMSAGRLNGIEIARTEWYREGRVPLHTLRADIDYATSEAKTTYGIIGVKVWVYKGDTLGRNDAPVVEEVAEEKRPRRNARPGDRRPRRDGEGAPGARRGAPRRGAGGDGKSGE, encoded by the coding sequence ATGGGACAGAAAATTCATCCGACTGGCTTCCGTTTGGCCGTCAGCCGCAATTGGGCTTCGCGTTGGTACGCGAACAACAACAATTTCGCGGCGATGTTGAAGGAAGACATCGGTGTTCGTGAATACCTGAAGAAGAAGCTGAAGAACGCTTCGGTGGGCCGTGTTGTGATCGAGCGTCCGGCAAAGAACGCTCGCATCACGATTTACAGCTCGCGCCCGGGTGTGGTGATCGGCAAGAAGGGCGAGGACATCGAACTCCTCAAGGCCGAACTCCAGAAGCGCATGGGCGTTCCGGTTCACGTGAACATCGAAGAAATCCGCAAGCCGGAAACCGATGCTCAACTGATCGCCGATTCGATCACGCAGCAGCTCGAGCGCCGCATCATGTTCCGTCGCGCAATGAAGCGCGCGATGCAGAACGCAATGCGTCTGGGTGCCCAGGGCATCAAGATCATGAGCGCCGGCCGTCTGAACGGTATCGAAATCGCACGTACCGAGTGGTATCGCGAAGGTCGAGTGCCGCTTCACACGCTGCGTGCTGACATCGACTACGCAACCTCGGAAGCGAAGACGACGTACGGCATCATCGGCGTGAAGGTTTGGGTCTACAAGGGCGACACGCTCGGCCGCAACGACGCACCGGTGGTGGAAGAAGTCGCCGAAGAAAAGCGTCCGCGCCGCAACGCGCGTCCGGGCGATCGTCGTCCGCGCCGTGATGGCGAAGGTGCACCGGGTGCCCGTCGTGGCGCCCCGCGCCGTGGCGCCGGCGGTGACGGCAAGAGTGGAGAATAA
- the rplX gene encoding 50S ribosomal protein L24, which yields MNKIRKGDEVIVVTGKDKGKRGVVLAIGEERVTVEGINIAKKHVKPNPMKGTTGGVEAKAMPLAISNVALVDANGKPSRVGIKVEGDKKVRFLKTTGAVLSA from the coding sequence ATGAACAAGATTCGCAAGGGTGACGAAGTCATCGTCGTCACTGGCAAAGACAAGGGCAAGCGCGGCGTCGTGCTGGCCATCGGCGAAGAGCGCGTCACTGTCGAAGGCATCAACATCGCGAAAAAGCATGTGAAGCCGAACCCCATGAAGGGTACGACGGGTGGCGTGGAAGCCAAGGCAATGCCGCTGGCTATCTCGAACGTCGCACTGGTCGACGCGAACGGTAAGCCGTCGCGCGTGGGCATCAAGGTCGAAGGGGACAAGAAGGTTCGTTTCCTGAAGACGACCGGTGCTGTTCTGAGCGCCTGA
- the rplV gene encoding 50S ribosomal protein L22, which yields MEVKAIHRGARISAQKTRLVADQIRGLPVDKALNVLTFSPKKAAGIVKKVVLSAIANAEHNEGADIDELKIKSIYVDKAASLKRFTARAKGRGNRIEKQSCHITVTVGN from the coding sequence ATGGAAGTGAAGGCAATTCATCGCGGTGCCCGCATCTCGGCGCAGAAGACGCGCCTTGTGGCTGACCAGATCCGCGGTCTGCCGGTCGACAAGGCGCTGAACGTTCTGACGTTCTCGCCGAAGAAAGCGGCTGGCATCGTGAAAAAGGTTGTGCTCTCGGCGATCGCAAACGCGGAACACAACGAAGGTGCTGACATCGACGAGCTCAAGATCAAGAGCATCTACGTCGACAAGGCAGCTTCGCTGAAGCGTTTCACCGCGCGCGCCAAGGGCCGCGGCAACCGCATCGAGAAGCAATCCTGTCACATCACTGTGACGGTCGGGAATTAA
- the rpsH gene encoding 30S ribosomal protein S8 has protein sequence MSMSDPIADMLTRIRNAQMVEKVSVAMPSSKVKIAIAQVLKDEGYIDDFAVKTEGAKSELNIALKYYAGRPVIERIERVSKPGLRVYRGRNDIPQVMNGLGVAIVSTPKGVMTDRKARATGVGGEVICYVA, from the coding sequence ATGAGCATGAGTGATCCTATCGCCGATATGCTGACTCGCATCCGCAATGCGCAGATGGTCGAGAAGGTTTCGGTTGCTATGCCCTCGTCGAAAGTGAAGATTGCGATTGCGCAGGTTCTGAAGGACGAAGGTTATATCGACGACTTCGCGGTGAAAACCGAAGGTGCGAAGTCGGAATTGAACATCGCGTTGAAGTACTACGCTGGCCGTCCCGTTATCGAGCGCATCGAACGCGTCTCGAAGCCGGGTCTGCGCGTGTACCGCGGCCGCAACGACATCCCGCAGGTCATGAATGGCCTGGGCGTTGCGATCGTGTCGACGCCGAAGGGTGTGATGACGGACCGCAAGGCGCGCGCTACTGGCGTCGGCGGCGAAGTTATCTGCTACGTCGCTTAA